The genomic stretch GAGCGTTGCCCGAGCCGCTTGTTGTTCGGCGACGAGCACCGAATCGAGTTGGTGTCGAAGGGTACGCGAGATTTCCACGAGATCGGGGTGTCGAAGCGGATCCATGATCCTCCCAGTTGGCGACGTTAGGTATTATAAACTATCGTAATATCCTGCCAATGCCGAGCCTACACCAACAAATGTTTTCGCGTTCTTACCGTCGGCGGTCGGGGGTTGGTACCGTGATGGGCGTGACGACTCAGCCTTCCACAACGATTGAGGACTCGAAGGTCACGACACCCGTCTGGCAAGTGGTGGTGTGGGACGATCCCGTGAACCTCATGGTCTACGTGGTGTATGTGCTGCGCACACTGTTCGGCTATCCCAAAGACAAGGCGACCAAGTTGATGCTGCAGGTGCACAACGAGGGCCGGTCCGCAGTTGCTTCAGGGCCTCGCGAGAAGATCGAGATGGAC from Acidimicrobiia bacterium encodes the following:
- the clpS gene encoding ATP-dependent Clp protease adapter ClpS — protein: MGVTTQPSTTIEDSKVTTPVWQVVVWDDPVNLMVYVVYVLRTLFGYPKDKATKLMLQVHNEGRSAVASGPREKIEMDCHRLHRFGLSATIERA